GGGGAAGGAACAGGCAGATCACTAGAAAGTATTGAGCTTTTAAAACGTATTGTGATGATGTCTAAAAAATTAAGATGAGTAGAGCAAGAAAAGATTCATATTCTAATAAAAAGATAATTGTTTTATTGACGGTTTTTGTTATTGTCTTTTTATTGATCTTTTCTTCTGCCACAGGAAAGTATCAATTTTTGGCGAGTGAAAAATTAGTAAATACAGTGCTTGCACCATTTCAAAATGTGATGATGCGCATTTCGACATCTCTACATGGAGCAGGTGCTTCGATATGGGAAATTGCTACTGTATATAAACAAAATAAAATGCTAATGTCAGAAAATGAACAGTTAAGGTCTAAGCAAATTGATGCGGATGAAATTTTGGCGGAAAATTATCGTTTACGCAATATGCTTGCTTATAAACAAGCAACACCACAATTTGATTTGTTACCAGCCAAAATAATTGCACGTGACTCCAGCACATGGACGAAGAGTGTAACAATTAACTGTGGGTCTGCAGATGGTATTGCAAAAGATATGACTGTTATTACAGAGCGTGGATTAGTTGGCAATATCGCAAGTGTGACGAGTAATTCTGCTATTGTACAGTTAATTTTGGATCC
This genomic interval from Selenobaculum gibii contains the following:
- the mreC gene encoding rod shape-determining protein MreC codes for the protein MSRARKDSYSNKKIIVLLTVFVIVFLLIFSSATGKYQFLASEKLVNTVLAPFQNVMMRISTSLHGAGASIWEIATVYKQNKMLMSENEQLRSKQIDADEILAENYRLRNMLAYKQATPQFDLLPAKIIARDSSTWTKSVTINCGSADGIAKDMTVITERGLVGNIASVTSNSAIVQLILDPRSAVGGLVQRPESRVAGIIEGNNNQAMAKMINIPRDADIQPSDVIVTSGFGGVYPKGVCIGTVEQVINEEGGLLKYAVLSTAVDFNKLEEVFVITKAREIVPLPSTVMLTNQQPVAGGAK